GTCACCACAGCCCCACTCGTTTACTATGCCCAGCCGTTAAATATCGCAATTGTTTTTCCACCGAGTTGACAATAATTTAATGCACTGTGTTCCAGAGTCAGGATCAAAcgttttattttcgaaattaacTTTAGTCACGAATTCTGTGTCGCGATAAAGAGCAGAATTGGGTTCATCACCGTCCGCACTGAAGTGGGGCGGGGTAAAAAGGGACGGAAGAACGTAATCCAACAAATGTAACGCGTTGTTACTTTCTCGGCGGTATTTTAACATAAAACGCAGCTTCAATCTTCTAATTAGCGTGGCTCGCACAAAGCTTTCCGAATCAAAGTGCCCCCACACAATGGCGTTCCGGGTACACACGGTGTTTCGAGTCTCGTGTACATAGACGGACATAATTTTGCCGTCGTGTCATATATTTTAATTAACGCGGCAGTCGCACGCAACTCGTTGCAAACAAACGAAGATCCTCCGGGTTAAATGCGGAATAAGGACGCGCGggaaaaaagtaatttattcaagaaCGAAGGCAACCGTCGAGAAGATTGCATTGCGCCACGCCTCCTGTCTTCTCGGTTAAATCGTCGGAAGCGGTTCGCCGAATTTTTGGCAAGGAAATTATTCAAACTAATAACCAACATTTAATTTGACCGGGCCGGACATTCGCGTTCGAGCGGCCCCGATGGTAATGACGAAGACGCGGGCGTCGTGCGTCGGTTGGTTAATTAATGCGACGCGGCTGGCCACACGGCAGCTGTATTTTATAACCGCTCTAATTATTCTTTATAACACGCGGACCGCGCGCAACCCCCTCCACCCTCCCGTTCTCCTTTCGTACAAATTTGATCGCGACAAATTTCGCCCGCGCCATCGACAGTTATGCATTGTGCCCCCTACCCCCCTCCCGCGCCCCATTCGATTAACGAAGTGCGACGCTCACCCCGTTGGCAACGAAATTGAAATATCAATTCATTGAACATTTAGCGCGACAAATTAATTGCTCGGAACCGCTTGCTATTCCGACGCAGTTTACCGTTCAATATCATTAATCGATAGTTAGCCGAGTAAATAAATTCGGCGCGCAGGCGAGTATCAGATCGCGCTTTATAAACATCATTGGTTCGATCAATTTGTCCGACAGGCGTCCATTGCCTAATCTTCGCTATTCCGCTGGACAATAAGGCTTAAATACGAGCGCGAAATTACTGATAAATATTCCAAACAATCGCCGGCATTGTCTCCGCGCTGAAAttgtttgcaaaataaaattttattcgcttGATAAACAGTTATGGTACTGGATGTTGTTGATAGAAGCGTTACAtgcaaaagaaattttcagaGAAATTGGGAACTAAAGTTTCTGTACAGTCagtttatttgtaaatttttttacaattattccattcgcaattgatttaaaaatttaGCACATTTAACCATCCATAGAATCACGCAGTTGCGTCACAAAACCAAATTTCTATAAAAACCGCTCAGGTTCATATTTCGGAATTGTATAACCTTGACACACTACTACGAGCCAGTGTTGCCGCTTCTTCACAGCTTTCACTGGATAAAGGAGGTTAGAAAGCGCAGAAAATGTGGAACGCAATATAATAGAACGGCGtacttaaaaattataatttttaaaatttaatttttttttaaatcattttcatGGTGCCAGATatgtgaataaatatttttattctcgtTATACTTATGTTTGTCATATGTATATACAAAGATTACTTCAGTACGCATGCTCCCACGGTGTCGATAACGAAGATTCCTGCAGCTAcatttgtgaaaaatatttttttatattttttcatcaCCGTGCAGGGATGCTAAGTTGGCTAGGCAGAAGAGTGGGGTTCCACTTAGTATTAAAAGACATGAAAATACGAAGAAAGCCAGAAAAATGCAGAAAGCTGAAAGAGTTCTATCGTACCGGCCAATCAGAAGCCCCCGGACATAGAAAGCGATAGATGGCGCCATACATCGGTATTCAAGCGCCATCTTCCCTAATTCGATGGTCAAAGAGCGAACTAAGGCTTGATAGGTAGTGCCAGCTCCGACAGCGTTGCCAGATGTGAAGAATGCGAGGTTGCTATGTTGATGGACAGTAGAAACCTCATTGAACATGCATACTGAGACCAACGCGAGCAGGATATTACAACGAAGCCCATACATAACTCATATAACAAAACTACATTCTCTAAAATTGACTTTACTTACCACGAAACGTCATATCTGCCGCGCCTCGCTTTGCTTCAGGAACAATATCGGATCACGTTTAATATTACAAAATCATGGAGCAAAGCGACAATACGCTTTAGTAGAGTACAATAGAACGTTAAAACAAGGAGGCGTATGGAGAATGTATGAATATCGGAAATCCCATAACTCAACAAGATTTAGTTAAATCAAATTTTCTTACAGGATTGCTTAAACTACAATTTCATCTTCTCTGTAAACAAATGTtaaagtttatttatttatgatgaTAAGTGTAATATCTCACATGTACGAAATAATTCTAAGAAGAAGAGTTCCAACGAGGGATATTCGCTTGTTCAATGAAAGAGACCTTCCTCAAACACGCAGCATTCACTATGCATTCCTTACAATATTGTAGATAGTTTCGACCGCCTAGTACTTGTCACGGAACTTTCATCAAGAGAATCATTGATAAGTTGAATTTGACTTCATATCGTACTAGCATCGCACACTATCAATTCTTAAACTGAAATAACTTGGTTGATAGCAATACGTAAAGAATTACTAATGGTATTTCGAATATTGTTAAGGACACCGTTCATCAAAATTATTCAAGTTCATAAAATACTTTTGCGGGTACAACAATCGAGACTTGTCTCACGGATAGGGTTCTAGGTCATAGTTTTCCAACGCAATGGTTGAAGAGATTCGAAAATTGAATGCTCAACAACATTTGAACATTTTCCTGATGCAGATAATTCGCTTGATATGGGTGCTGAGCAAAAGCACACTTTGAGAAGGGTACTGTGTGCCAAAAGAGGTTGGGAAACAATGATCTGGAAGATATAACGAAGGTTTATATACATTTTAAATAGCAAATAGAACAATACGTAAGTTACGCTAAAATGGTAGGCAGATACACTATCTTGCACGACATGGTCCTTAGTATAATTCCAGCTAACAATCCGCAACTTCTGTTTTCTTAAATTgatgttaaaaaaataaaaacgtttcTCACATTATTTCAAGAAAATATCGTGCAAGATAGAAGCGCCGATCGCGATTCAATCGAAAGGGAATAGACAAATTCATCCGTACTTTACTGGCTAAAACGCGACACTAGAGTAGCGGATGCCACATACAAATTGCAATCTATTATCTTCACCATGTGCAAATATTATAAATGCCTTAATACCACGTTCGACGCAACAATGGGTCGTATATTTAACTGTAAATGTAGAGTAATTATTCGGTTCTGTAGAAAGATGACGCTGTTACATCTGAAATAGGCTTGCATTATTTAGATCACCGGGGCTTGTGTTCATACCTAATTATCACCTGTCAACAACTATTTACGTGGACTAGGTCTTCGATCATCACATGCTTTCAAAGAGAAACAGCAGCTTCGAATAACGAAACTTTAAACCAATTTGGCAAAGTCTTTAATCCTCAGAGTGGTACCAACAGCACTCGAATTCGCTGGTGCCGGCTTCGCGACAGTTTTGTCGCAGTTCATGATCGGGGCGCGGTAACTCCAGCACATAACATGAACCTCCGAGTCGCCCTGGTCCCCTAACTGTTGGGAAGCGTCCGGCTTCTTCTCCCAAACGGTTCGTACGACGTCTTTGTCATTCTCCACAGAACCGGCGGCGTCTTCCGTATTGACTGGGCAAATCCTCACATGCGTGTCCTTCAAATGTATCTTAAGATCGTCTTCCGTAGTGAAGGTGACCCCGCAGGTCAAGCAGCTGATGACGCGTCCTGTCATAGACTGAGGAATGTTGGATATGGTCCCCTGGATCATCATCCCGTGCTCCAGTTTCAAATGCGACACAAATGTCTCCAGCATTTGGATCTTGAAGTTGCACAGGGGGCAAGTGTAGTACGGAGTCTCCACTTCTAAATTTTGAAGCGGTGTCTCTTGCTGAGCTACCGCTACAGTCGTATCCGCCTGCTGATCAATTATTGATGAGGATTTTTCCTGACCATCGCTTAATGCGTTCATAAGACTGGCTGCAGCAATAGGTTCACCAGCGTAAATCAGCTGATCTGGTGGAGTATCTGATCTAAGAAATAATAGATCGGAATCcccattgtttaaaatttcagcATTGTACCGAATCTTTATGGAAAGAGGTAGGTCGCCTATCCACTTACTCTTCCCGTGAAGATGAACGATATGCTGATATCTGGCCACTGGAGTACCAAGTCTATCGTCGCATTCGGGACACGCATACTTCATGTGCTGAACGCCGGTGACATGCCTCTTCGAGTGTTCCTTCAACAGCTTCAACAACGGGAACCTCCTGCCGCAGTGCTCGCAGACGTGTTGTCCTTTGTTTGCGAAGCGTGCTAGGTGCCTTTTTAAAGCACTCTCGGAATCGTACGACACCAGACATTCGCGACACTTGGTCGAATTCATCGTCGACAGGCTGTTTGAGGCCACGTTGGATATCGCGACATTGTGGTTGACTGCCTGTGAGGTCTGCGTGTCCTTCGTTGTCCAGGGCTCGGAGACTTCGTTCTGGTGGAAGTGCAACACGTGCGTCCGGACATTGACTGGATTTGCGAATCCCTCGCGACATATGGGGCAGTGATGCTTAGACAGTATGTAATTCAAGTTCGAGTGCTTCAGCTTGTGGACTTCCAGGCGATATAACTCCGGGAACCTCCGACTGCAGATGTGGCAATTGTACAGACCGACGTTCGAGTATTCTAAGTTATGATGGTTCAATTTCTCTAAGGTTAGGAACTTCATGCCACAAATCGAGCAGGCGAATGGGGTCCCAACGTTTCCTAGTGGTATTATACTCTGATCCACGATTGGCTGATTATCGCTGTTGATCGGAGGGTTAGAGATCTTCTGGTGGAAGTGTACTTCGTGGCATTTCAACGCTGTACATGTGGAAAGCACCTCCTCGCAGTAGCGACACTTGTAGCAGTCGGTGAAGTTGCGACAGGTGTGCGACAAACTCTCGTGCTTATTGAGAATGCTGTCCGTAGGGCATCTTCTGGCGCAGTAGCTGCATAGGTAGTCGCCATTGTTGGAGTACTCCAACTCGTGCTGCCGTAGGTCCTCCTCGACCATAAAGTTCATGTAACAAACCTCACAGTTGTATCTCGTTGTCGGCCCGTTCCTCGATCCTCCGTTCCCAACCTTGATGGCGTAGGTATGATCTTGCAGGGACCGCGTGTTGACTTCAGGCACTTTCGAATGAACGTGTAATTTATGCGCGTGGTGCTGGGACTCTTGGGTAAAGCCCTCGTTGCAGATGTTGCACGTATACGTGTACTGTTTCGTCATGTCCTCCGTGTAGTGCACGAACTTGTTGTGATGGTTCAGCATGTACATTCCCTGGAAGGTCTGGTTACAGAAAGTGCAGGTAAACATCTGTCCCTTGTAGTAATACATATTGTGCTCGATGAACCGTTCGCTGGATTCGAATATCAGATTACACACGTTGCACACAGTGTTCACCTCCCAATTGGAAGTAGTATCCAACCACGGTTTGGGAATGATGGGCGTTTGACCACCATGGAAGTGTCCCGTATGGATTTGAAGATTAACCTTCTTTAGGAAGCCTTGTGTGCAGAACGTACAGAAATACTTGTAGTTCTTTAAAGTGTCGAGCATGTGGGTGGCTGTCACGTGGTGCTGCAATAATTTCTGTGTTGTGAAGGCGGTATTGCAGCTCTCGCAGACGTGTGTAGCGGCTTTAGAGTAGGTTCGTCCGTGCAAACATAAATTCTGGAAACTCTGGAATTGCGCGCCGCAAGTGGTGCAGGAGAACTTCTCTTTGCCCGAGCCGGTAGCGTCGATGTTGTACCCCTTCGCGAACGCGACGCCTTTCACCAATCTTTTCGGTTGTGTCACTGGCGATGATACTGCTCTACGAGGATGATCTTTGACCGGGGATAACTCCTTGGGGTGCTGCTCCTTCACTGTAACGGTTTCAACAGCCAACGGTGGCTGAAGCGTTTGTTTCGTTGGCGACTTTTTCACGGAATGCTGCGCGTTCTGTGATTTCTTCAATTGCGCCTTCATTTTATGACACACCTGGTGGTGCTCGCTCAAGCAAGCCCCCAACCAAAAGTGCTTACCGCACGCCTCGCATGAGTTCGTCCTAGATTGTACACTACAGTTGGCCGCCTCTTTGTAGAATAGCTTGTCGCGCTTCGATTGCAACACCTTGATGCAGTGCAGACCCACGTGCCGCTTCAACAACACAGGCGACGAGAATTTCTCGAAGCATACGCAACACTCCATGCGCTTCAAAACGCCGTGCTGGTGTAAGTAGTGTCTGAGCAATCTGGCTCGGGATTTGTACCAAGCGCTGCACACGCTCGATATGTAGAACACGTGAGTAACTTCCAAATGGTTGTATAAATTCTGCTTCGTGGAGAAGTATTTCCTGCAGATTTTGCACCGGAATATCTTACGCAAGTTAGCTTTGATGTTAGCCTTAGATGTACTAGGCTTCTCTGGATTATTTAACGTATCGTTAACTTCTACCTTTATCGGGTTGTTCAGTCTAATTAATGGAACGTGGATTCTCTTTAAGTTAATCTTTTTTCTCCAAACCTCCTCGATATCTTCCTCTATATCTACCGTAGTTGGAGGGACATAATCGACCATTTCTGTTTTGACCACCATGTCGCATCTAACTAGATTAACTGTGCAGTCTTTACAATTGAACTTGGCCCTCAGTCGCTCCTCCTTCGACCAAGCCTTCGATGTATATATGGTAACGAACTGCCCTCTAGAGTTACGTCTTctattcattttaaaaataggTCGCCCTTTCACGTTCCTCGACATTATATCAATACCATTTCTTGTGGCGCGTCTAAGGTTGTAGGGTCCATTCTGTGGCGTAGAATCGCTACATTCATCTTCTACTTCGACTTTAATTGGTTTGTCCAATAAGGCCACCATCTCGTCGGAACCCATATAGATCTCGACAAATGGTTTTTTCTCCTTACCAATTTTGGTACTTAACCCAGAACTTTTACCAGTAGTTGGCGTTTTCTCATTACGAGAAGTGGAAATAAATGTTGATACTGCTCCGTTTTGTCTAACCTTTTTCGGAGTTTCTGCCTGGAGATCGAACTTTTCTATTATTGTTCCATTTTGTTTAGGTGTGACTTTTTTCGGAGTCTCCCCGGGAACATTGAATTTTTCcgttatttttccattttgtGTAGCTCTTCCTCTTCTCGGGCTTTCTCTTATAAGGTCAACCTTTTTCGGAGAAACGGGTTCTTTTTTCGTGAATCCTGAAAGGAACTCTGTCATAGTCGTTTGCCTCATTCTTTTGGAAGGACTCTCGGCTGGACTCTTTTCTTTCTGCTGTGCAGAAGGGCGTCCCACGTGACCGTCAATGCTCTGTGTCAATGGCGGTTCACTGATTTTATCGGTTTCTTTGATCTTATCAGCTTCATTGTGTTTATCAGTTTCATTGTTTTTATTAGGTTCATTGTTTTTACCAGTTTCATTGGCTTCGGCGGGTTCACTTATATTCGGTAACAAGTCAATATGAATGTGAAACATGTGACTCTGTAAATATGGTTTCTTCGAAAACTTCCGATTACAGAAACAGCAGGAATATCTCCTATCGTCTTTCGATTTTCCTTGTGGTTTTGTCTTGCATTTATCTAGAAATTTATGAGCATCTAACGCGCCAATCGATCGAAATGACATTTGGCATTTATCACAGATACGATCGACTATCTCATGATAATAGTCTCTATGGATCTTATATGATTTCTCCGTTCGAAACTTTAAGTAACACACACCGCATTCCACTTCCTCACTTTCTACTTCTTTGCTTGCTGATACCAAAGATTTACGTTCAAGGCTACTACGGCAGGCCCTTTTATGTAGTTGTGACACTGGCTCGGGCACAATTTCCGGCTTTTTCAAATTCTTAAATATTAAACGtttacattttttcatattgaCTACGTTCGTGCCCGATTTGTCTTCATTGGCACGATTCGTAGATGATACAAGCTTATTCTCTTTGTTATTTACATCATGCACCAATTGTGTCCCTTCAACGGTCGTTTCAGCCGGTGTGGTAGTATTTACATTAGTATTTGCCAATGGCAAAGTACTGCCCTGACTATTGTCATCTGTGTCACGTGGCTCTTCTTTCACCAGTACTCCAGTAAGAGGCTGAAAACAAATATACAAACCTTTTTGAACATCCTAACGCAACATCTCTGACAGACTCTACTGTGCGACGGTTTAGTCGCGTTAAATGCTTCCAGTCAGACTAAAAGACACAGTTACCAGTACGACCCATTCTACATTCATCCTCTTACTCATGACTGAATTTACATCGAATTTATCTGCAATAATTTCGCGGTGACCTGGCTCCGTCAAATCAAAAGCCATAGCAGACTTAGGCGAGCCATTCTAAGTAGGGGAAGAAGACAATCCTTTTCTCATCTGCTTCAGAGCTTATTAAGAGCAGCGTTGCCAGAAAAAGTCTTTGCACTTCCTTCTCCACTGTCAGATTCCCCTCTAGCGGCTCTCTGCACGAGGAGAATATGTGAGTGGTTGGCTAGCACAGCGCTCGGAATTATTGACTCGCGACGGCCGATTTTCGAAGGCTACGGCCCCTCGACCAGGCCGCGCGTCTCGCTCCCCGTGGCGGTCCCAATTAACGAGTCAACTCAGACTAGACAGCCATAGGCGCTATTGTAACCGTTAGAATGTAAGCGTCGGCGATGCGAACAGCTACGTCCAAACTTCCCGTATATCCTACCAATTTTCCAAGCATGTCTAAACGTGCGCGAAGGTCAAGTTATACCGGATGTTAATAAAATTTgaacaatacaattaaaaattagGCGTcagttgaaaatttgtacgGCAGTAGTGGAATAGGCCTACAGGGGATAccactaacaaaaaaaaaacgcattgaCAATAGTGCGTCGACGGTAATGTGGAAACCTATTGATACGGATGTCACCCTAACGCGCCACGAATAGCGTCTATGCTAGAGCGAGACGCGTGGCTGGGTCGAGGGGGCGTAGCCTTCAAAAATTGGCCGTCGCGAGTCAACAATTCCGATCCGTGGGCTAGCAGGTACTGTccctgcctcacaagaagtccctTGAGACGGCACAGAGGCAAGAAGGGCATACATCACACACTTTAGctaataattcggctagaaccgaaagttCGTGTGGAACGACCCAATCGGACAGCTTACAGCCGCATTTCTGCCAGGAGACTTCTTGAGAGGCATGCAGAGTACTAACAGCGGTAGCGGGAATAATGTGACGGCACGTATCCCTTCGTACAGAAAGTTGTTATAGGAGAATCGAGCCACATTTAGTGGTCGAGGAGGAAGCGTTCAGTGGGGAATACACATTGTCTGTAACGGCGATTAAAAGAATCCAAGGTATTTCTGGAAAGTATGTGTTGGCCACATCCACTGTAAGCACAGTGACTGGGTTGGCTACAAGGCTATGGTTCTGTTTCCTTAGCGCGCCATTCAGAGTTTAATGGAATAATAAAAGATAAACAAAAAGGCAAACAAACAGATCCAAAATCGAAATTACACAGGAATAAGTGTACGTAAATCTGAAGGTAGAACTCTATGAAAATCCTATTGAAGATGTGTAAAGCTATAGAATGTTCTCTATCATGCTAAAGGACTGCCCTTAATCAGGCGCAGTTAAACGCAAAAATATTCAAGAGAAC
This window of the Halictus rubicundus isolate RS-2024b chromosome 9, iyHalRubi1_principal, whole genome shotgun sequence genome carries:
- the LOC143356898 gene encoding uncharacterized protein LOC143356898 isoform X1, whose protein sequence is MARVYVYERPVDSVQTDVSFYEKLKPLTGVLVKEEPRDTDDNSQGSTLPLANTNVNTTTPAETTVEGTQLVHDVNNKENKLVSSTNRANEDKSGTNVVNMKKCKRLIFKNLKKPEIVPEPVSQLHKRACRSSLERKSLVSASKEVESEEVECGVCYLKFRTEKSYKIHRDYYHEIVDRICDKCQMSFRSIGALDAHKFLDKCKTKPQGKSKDDRRYSCCFCNRKFSKKPYLQSHMFHIHIDLLPNISEPAEANETGKNNEPNKNNETDKHNEADKIKETDKISEPPLTQSIDGHVGRPSAQQKEKSPAESPSKRMRQTTMTEFLSGFTKKEPVSPKKVDLIRESPRRGRATQNGKITEKFNVPGETPKKVTPKQNGTIIEKFDLQAETPKKVRQNGAVSTFISTSRNEKTPTTGKSSGLSTKIGKEKKPFVEIYMGSDEMVALLDKPIKVEVEDECSDSTPQNGPYNLRRATRNGIDIMSRNVKGRPIFKMNRRRNSRGQFVTIYTSKAWSKEERLRAKFNCKDCTVNLVRCDMVVKTEMVDYVPPTTVDIEEDIEEVWRKKINLKRIHVPLIRLNNPIKVEVNDTLNNPEKPSTSKANIKANLRKIFRCKICRKYFSTKQNLYNHLEVTHVFYISSVCSAWYKSRARLLRHYLHQHGVLKRMECCVCFEKFSSPVLLKRHVGLHCIKVLQSKRDKLFYKEAANCSVQSRTNSCEACGKHFWLGACLSEHHQVCHKMKAQLKKSQNAQHSVKKSPTKQTLQPPLAVETVTVKEQHPKELSPVKDHPRRAVSSPVTQPKRLVKGVAFAKGYNIDATGSGKEKFSCTTCGAQFQSFQNLCLHGRTYSKAATHVCESCNTAFTTQKLLQHHVTATHMLDTLKNYKYFCTFCTQGFLKKVNLQIHTGHFHGGQTPIIPKPWLDTTSNWEVNTVCNVCNLIFESSERFIEHNMYYYKGQMFTCTFCNQTFQGMYMLNHHNKFVHYTEDMTKQYTYTCNICNEGFTQESQHHAHKLHVHSKVPEVNTRSLQDHTYAIKVGNGGSRNGPTTRYNCEVCYMNFMVEEDLRQHELEYSNNGDYLCSYCARRCPTDSILNKHESLSHTCRNFTDCYKCRYCEEVLSTCTALKCHEVHFHQKISNPPINSDNQPIVDQSIIPLGNVGTPFACSICGMKFLTLEKLNHHNLEYSNVGLYNCHICSRRFPELYRLEVHKLKHSNLNYILSKHHCPICREGFANPVNVRTHVLHFHQNEVSEPWTTKDTQTSQAVNHNVAISNVASNSLSTMNSTKCRECLVSYDSESALKRHLARFANKGQHVCEHCGRRFPLLKLLKEHSKRHVTGVQHMKYACPECDDRLGTPVARYQHIVHLHGKSKWIGDLPLSIKIRYNAEILNNGDSDLLFLRSDTPPDQLIYAGEPIAAASLMNALSDGQEKSSSIIDQQADTTVAVAQQETPLQNLEVETPYYTCPLCNFKIQMLETFVSHLKLEHGMMIQGTISNIPQSMTGRVISCLTCGVTFTTEDDLKIHLKDTHVRICPVNTEDAAGSVENDKDVVRTVWEKKPDASQQLGDQGDSEVHVMCWSYRAPIMNCDKTVAKPAPANSSAVGTTLRIKDFAKLV
- the LOC143356898 gene encoding uncharacterized protein LOC143356898 isoform X2, giving the protein MARVYVYERPVDSVQTDVSFYEKLKPLTGVLVKEEPRDTDDNSQGSTLPLANTNVNTTTPAETTVEGTQLVHDVNNKENKLVSSTNRANEDKSGTNVVNMKKCKRLIFKNLKKPEIVPEPVSQLHKRACRSSLERKSLVSASKEVESEEVECGVCYLKFRTEKSYKIHRDYYHEIVDRICDKCQMSFRSIGALDAHKFLDKCKTKPQGKSKDDRRYSCCFCNRKFSKKPYLQSHMFHIHIDLLPNISEPAEANETGKNNEPNKNNETDKHNEADKIKETDKISEPPLTQSIDGHVGRPSAQQKEKSPAESPSKRMRQTTMTEFLSGFTKKEPVSPKKVDLIRESPRRGRATQNGKITEKFNVPGETPKKVTPKQNGTIIEKFDLQAETPKKVRQNGAVSTFISTSRNEKTPTTGKSSGLSTKIGKEKKPFVEIYMGSDEMVALLDKPIKVEVEDECSDSTPQNGPYNLRRATRNGIDIMSRNVKGRPIFKMNRRRNSRGQFVTIYTSKAWSKEERLRAKFNCKDCTVNLVRCDMVVKTEMVDYVPPTTVDIEEDIEEVWRKKINLKRIHVPLIRLNNPIKVEVNDTLNNPEKPSTSKANIKANLRKIFRCKICRKYFSTKQNLYNHLEVTHVFYISSVCSAWYKSRARLLRHYLHQHGVLKRMECCVCFEKFSSPVLLKRHVGLHCIKVLQSKRDKLFYKEAANCSVQSRTNSCEACGKHFWLGACLSEHHQVCHKMKAQLKKSQNAQHSVKKSPTKQTLQPPLAVETVTVKEQHPKELSPVKDHPRRAVSSPVTQPKRLVKGVAFAKGYNIDATGSGKEKFSCTTCGAQFQSFQNLCLHGRTYSKAATHVCESCNTAFTTQKLLQHHVTATHMLDTLKNYKYFCTFCTQGFLKKVNLQIHTGHFHGGQTPIIPKPWLDTTSNWEVNTVCNVCNLIFESSERFIEHNMYYYKGQMFTCTFCNQTFQGMYMLNHHNKFVHYTEDMTKQYTYTCNICNEGFTQESQHHAHKLHVHSKVPEVNTRSLQDHTYAIKVGNGGSRNGPTTRYNCEVCYMNFMVEEDLRQHELEYSNNGDYLCSYCARRCPTDSILNKHESLSHTCRNFTDCYKCRYCEEVLSTCTALKCHEVHFHQKISNPPINSDNQPIVDQSIIPLGNVGTPFACSICGMKFLTLEKLNHHNLEYSNVGLYNCHICSRRFPELYRLEVHKLKHSNLNYILSKHHCPICREGFANPVNVRTHVLHFHQNEVSEPWTTKDTQTSQAVNHNVAISNVASNSLSTMNSTKCRECLVSYDSESALKRHLARFANKGQHVCEHCGRRFPLLKLLKEHSKRHVTGVQHMKYACPECDDRLGTPVARYQHIVHLHGKNQILHQIS